In Spirosoma aureum, a single genomic region encodes these proteins:
- a CDS encoding sensor histidine kinase — MAEKLTSRQKWQLAIRLLLLYSPLLLYVNLPDSVRNPARLLEVSPFIVVFILIALGLYFIWITATDWIQNQLFNWFGDDFLLDFSWLSLVLTMLISLVLAVLYTKVFQLILMALFTLFIHSGFAQVPKPHTLPFTPDVFAYLQRVNNVFNLVIILSAFYLTIISRSYQQLKNVQIRAERSEKEAALSQVEALKHQLSPHFLFNSLSILTSMVHEDADLSEQYIKQLSKVYRYILEQRDQELVPLKTELEFIHSYTFLLQIRFENKFDVVIEITPSQLNQYRIAPLTLQLLVENAVKHNRMSVQEVLRVRIYCQNDVLIIENPWQPRDQTELSTGVGLRNIINRYALLTKRTIWYGKQGESFIVKIPLLS, encoded by the coding sequence ATGGCCGAAAAGCTTACTTCCCGACAGAAATGGCAACTGGCCATTCGGTTGCTGCTGCTGTATTCACCCCTTCTGCTGTATGTCAACCTACCCGACTCCGTTCGAAATCCGGCCAGGTTGTTGGAGGTATCGCCGTTTATCGTTGTCTTCATCCTGATTGCTCTTGGCTTATATTTCATCTGGATTACCGCGACCGATTGGATTCAAAACCAATTATTTAACTGGTTCGGGGATGATTTTCTACTGGATTTCAGCTGGCTTTCCCTGGTACTGACCATGCTCATCTCACTGGTGCTGGCCGTGCTTTACACCAAGGTTTTTCAACTCATTTTGATGGCGTTATTTACCCTGTTTATTCATAGTGGCTTCGCACAAGTCCCCAAACCCCATACATTACCCTTCACCCCTGACGTATTTGCCTACTTACAGCGGGTAAACAACGTTTTTAACCTGGTCATTATCCTGTCGGCTTTCTATCTGACGATCATTTCCCGTTCGTATCAGCAACTAAAAAATGTGCAGATCCGGGCCGAACGATCCGAGAAAGAAGCGGCCCTGAGTCAAGTGGAAGCGCTGAAACACCAGCTCAGCCCTCACTTCCTCTTTAATAGTCTGAGTATTCTAACCTCCATGGTGCATGAAGATGCTGACCTCTCGGAGCAATACATCAAACAACTTTCTAAAGTGTACCGCTATATTCTGGAACAGCGTGATCAGGAACTGGTTCCCCTGAAAACCGAACTGGAGTTCATCCATTCATATACCTTTCTACTTCAGATCCGATTCGAAAATAAATTTGATGTCGTTATCGAGATTACGCCATCTCAGCTAAATCAATATCGAATTGCTCCGTTAACTCTCCAGTTGCTGGTCGAGAATGCCGTTAAACACAACCGTATGTCGGTTCAGGAGGTCCTCCGCGTTCGTATATATTGCCAGAACGACGTACTGATCATCGAGAATCCGTGGCAACCCCGCGACCAAACCGAACTGTCTACCGGCGTTGGTCTACGAAATATTATTAACCGCTATGCCCTGCTTACAAAACGGACCATATGGTATGGTAAGCAAGGCGAATCGTTCATTGTCAAAATCCCCCTCCTATCATGA
- a CDS encoding DUF3244 domain-containing protein — MKKILLLVLGLVASSASFASINEPSQPIATVSLIDNDKVKLIVAPEKATATITLKDAVGHVLYSSNVNLEDGIQQKFDISHLSTGVYQLSVSVGKEHTVKSFTVAEVPSQQVVTLEGE, encoded by the coding sequence ATGAAAAAGATTCTTCTTCTGGTGTTAGGGCTGGTAGCCAGTTCTGCATCGTTCGCTTCCATCAATGAACCCAGCCAACCCATTGCTACGGTTTCGCTGATTGATAATGACAAGGTTAAACTCATCGTTGCCCCCGAAAAGGCAACCGCTACAATCACCTTAAAAGATGCGGTTGGGCATGTGCTCTATTCCAGTAATGTCAATCTAGAAGATGGTATCCAGCAGAAATTCGATATTTCCCATCTTAGTACTGGAGTTTATCAACTTTCCGTTTCCGTCGGCAAAGAGCACACAGTTAAATCCTTTACGGTGGCGGAAGTTCCCAGCCAGCAGGTTGTTACCTTAGAGGGTGAATAA
- a CDS encoding helix-turn-helix domain-containing protein: protein MQKITQYDGLYGEASDEASERRSNAEYLYSELLETRSRTFDWIIQPHIHARLFQVFFIETGQFEFQEATRKRQLTGPCLLLIPPTALHGFNYNSDVQGRILTLSGALVDSLFPGGSPVASMLGSLQCIRTFQDPYSGKRVSGLIEAIDGELFDDQPEKRLMLHICLQQLFLVCYRLWQHNDEVGSQENNLSLQYFRKFQQRIRQVGTTQSVAQLADDLAITPVHLNRICRVIANKSASQLVQEHLLDEARKYLTYTTYSISEIAYLLHFEYPNYFARFFRKHTGLSPTEFRESHQPRQ from the coding sequence GTGCAGAAAATAACCCAGTATGATGGGCTCTATGGCGAAGCAAGCGATGAAGCATCGGAACGCCGATCGAATGCCGAGTATTTATACTCCGAATTGCTGGAGACCCGTAGCCGGACTTTCGACTGGATTATTCAACCGCATATCCATGCCCGCTTATTTCAGGTATTTTTCATAGAAACCGGGCAGTTCGAGTTTCAGGAGGCAACTCGCAAGCGCCAGTTAACGGGTCCATGCCTGTTGCTGATACCACCCACTGCCCTGCACGGTTTTAATTATAATTCTGATGTGCAGGGGCGTATCCTAACGCTGTCCGGTGCGTTGGTAGATAGTTTGTTTCCTGGCGGCTCCCCAGTCGCCAGTATGCTCGGTAGTCTTCAGTGTATTAGAACCTTTCAAGATCCTTATTCCGGAAAACGGGTATCCGGACTGATTGAAGCCATTGATGGCGAGTTGTTTGATGATCAGCCCGAAAAACGATTGATGTTGCACATTTGCCTGCAACAATTGTTTCTGGTATGCTATCGATTGTGGCAGCATAACGATGAGGTAGGGTCTCAAGAAAACAATCTGTCGCTCCAATATTTTCGGAAATTTCAGCAGCGGATCAGGCAGGTCGGAACCACCCAGAGTGTAGCGCAGCTGGCCGACGATCTGGCCATCACGCCGGTCCACCTCAATCGTATCTGCCGGGTAATTGCCAACAAGTCGGCCAGCCAACTGGTGCAGGAACACCTGCTCGACGAAGCCCGCAAATACCTGACCTATACCACGTATTCCATTTCGGAAATCGCCTACCTGCTTCACTTCGAATACCCCAACTATTTCGCCCGGTTTTTCAGGAAGCATACGGGCTTATCACCTACTGAATTTCGGGAAAGCCATCAGCCTCGTCAATAG
- a CDS encoding carboxylesterase/lipase family protein — protein sequence MKPSRRNFLQSLGVGVASLGVAHESTASGIRPPKIARPSGDEQVLFVGDNIAVAKTEYGKVRGFILRGIHQFLGIPYGADTSGKNRFMPPQKPTAWTDIRPALWWGNSAPQIMEKRYANPYASFVDHWNYDDVSEDCLKINVWTPALDTQKRPVVVWLHGGGYVNGNAVEQDGYHGENLARLGNVVFCSLNHRLGSLGYSDLKAAGGHAASGNVGNLDMVAALEWVKNNIANFGGDPTNVTIIGQSGGGAKVTTLMNMPSAKGLFHKAVALSGSSLAGVNKEYAEKLGLKIMEEAGLKPGELDKLQQIPWRAYIDIANKAVEKMADEAKRLGIQRGGYAPVADGTYLNEGTFFTDPNHFSANIPLMICSTFHEQNPDRTDASLETISLAEVKEKLKPRFGDKTGDIVDAYAKNFPKARPIEIWALVVSNRKNAIATADAKVTGQKAPVYVAWFGWQPPLFDGRMRAFHCDDICFWFYNTDLMLTHTGGGKRPRALSEKMAGSFINFVKTGNPNGGGLPTWKPYTVQNGETMILDDTSALVNDPDREARKALV from the coding sequence ATGAAACCATCAAGACGAAATTTTTTACAGTCGCTGGGCGTTGGCGTGGCCAGTTTGGGTGTGGCTCATGAATCGACTGCTTCTGGTATACGCCCGCCTAAAATTGCCAGACCGTCAGGCGACGAGCAGGTGTTGTTTGTGGGCGACAATATTGCGGTTGCAAAAACTGAATATGGAAAAGTCAGAGGATTTATTCTACGGGGGATTCACCAGTTTTTAGGCATACCCTACGGGGCGGATACATCGGGCAAGAATCGGTTCATGCCCCCACAAAAACCAACAGCCTGGACCGATATTCGGCCAGCTCTCTGGTGGGGAAATTCCGCTCCCCAGATTATGGAAAAACGGTATGCCAATCCCTATGCATCGTTTGTTGACCATTGGAATTATGATGATGTTTCAGAAGACTGCCTAAAAATTAATGTGTGGACGCCTGCTCTGGATACCCAGAAACGTCCGGTTGTCGTCTGGCTACACGGGGGCGGTTACGTCAATGGGAACGCCGTAGAACAGGATGGCTATCATGGCGAAAACCTTGCCCGGCTGGGTAATGTTGTTTTCTGTTCGCTCAATCACCGGCTCGGTTCGCTGGGTTACAGCGATCTTAAAGCGGCCGGTGGTCATGCGGCATCCGGCAATGTGGGTAATCTGGATATGGTGGCGGCCCTTGAATGGGTCAAAAACAATATTGCCAATTTTGGCGGAGACCCTACCAACGTAACCATTATTGGTCAGTCTGGTGGCGGAGCCAAAGTAACCACCCTGATGAATATGCCCTCTGCTAAAGGGTTATTTCATAAGGCGGTTGCGCTGAGTGGCAGCTCGCTGGCTGGCGTAAATAAGGAATACGCCGAAAAATTGGGGCTTAAAATAATGGAAGAAGCTGGTTTAAAGCCGGGTGAACTAGACAAACTCCAGCAGATTCCATGGCGGGCATACATCGATATAGCCAATAAAGCGGTCGAAAAAATGGCTGACGAAGCCAAACGGCTTGGTATTCAGCGAGGAGGATACGCACCCGTAGCCGACGGGACCTACCTCAATGAGGGTACTTTTTTCACAGACCCTAATCACTTCTCGGCCAATATACCGTTGATGATCTGCTCCACATTTCATGAGCAAAACCCAGATAGGACAGATGCCAGCTTAGAAACTATTTCGCTGGCCGAAGTGAAGGAAAAACTAAAACCGCGCTTTGGCGATAAAACGGGCGACATTGTCGATGCGTATGCAAAAAACTTTCCGAAGGCCCGTCCCATCGAGATTTGGGCTTTAGTTGTTTCTAACCGAAAGAATGCCATTGCTACTGCCGATGCAAAAGTAACCGGGCAAAAAGCTCCCGTTTATGTGGCCTGGTTTGGCTGGCAACCGCCCCTGTTCGATGGTCGGATGCGAGCTTTCCACTGTGATGATATTTGTTTCTGGTTTTACAATACCGACCTGATGCTCACGCATACGGGCGGGGGGAAGCGCCCCAGAGCCTTATCGGAAAAGATGGCTGGCTCGTTTATTAATTTCGTGAAAACTGGAAATCCAAACGGGGGCGGCTTACCCACCTGGAAACCGTATACAGTCCAGAACGGTGAAACCATGATTCTGGATGATACCTCTGCGCTGGTCAATGATCCAGACCGGGAGGCCCGCAAAGCGTTGGTGTAA